The following proteins come from a genomic window of Nostoc sp. ATCC 53789:
- a CDS encoding tetratricopeptide repeat protein, which yields MLKNKNVLVAAIICLCLSNANTAFGKEVGVVLSKIPDSNRAALPGNKNAVANFEQGSNLYKQGDFKGAEAAFRKAIELEPNFVQAYIALANTLDDQGKPQEAIAHYKKAISLDPHDSGAYFNLGLTLARLNQLEAAIAQYKKALSLEPNYADAHYNLGNALYTQGKLTEAVTEYTAAIRLKPSYAPTYTRLGNALYDQGELAEAVTQYKKSISFDPNYADAHYYLGNALYAQGKSAEAIAEYTAAIRLSPKNPAGYNALGNTLYAQGKLEEAIAQYKQALNLEPNYADAHYNLASAFYAQGKLTEAIADYTEAIRIDPKHAQAYTGLANAMDDQGKPQEAIAHYKKAISLVPNDAFTYYNLGITLGREQQLEEAIVNLKKAKELFQAEDNKEMVEQVDQLIKKINIRTN from the coding sequence ATGCTGAAAAACAAGAATGTACTGGTAGCAGCTATTATCTGCTTGTGTTTGAGTAATGCCAATACTGCTTTTGGTAAAGAAGTTGGCGTTGTTTTATCAAAAATTCCAGACTCAAATCGAGCAGCACTTCCTGGCAACAAAAACGCAGTTGCTAACTTTGAGCAAGGAAGCAATCTATACAAACAAGGAGATTTCAAAGGAGCAGAGGCGGCGTTTCGGAAAGCGATTGAACTTGAACCCAACTTTGTGCAAGCTTATATTGCTTTGGCAAATACTCTCGACGATCAAGGCAAACCCCAAGAAGCGATCGCACATTACAAAAAAGCCATCAGCCTCGATCCTCATGACTCTGGGGCCTACTTTAATTTGGGTTTGACTTTAGCAAGGCTAAATCAGTTAGAAGCTGCGATCGCACAGTATAAAAAAGCCCTCAGCCTTGAACCCAACTATGCAGACGCTCACTATAACTTAGGAAATGCTCTCTACACTCAAGGTAAGCTAACCGAAGCAGTCACCGAATATACAGCAGCTATTCGCCTCAAACCCAGTTATGCCCCAACTTACACGCGTCTGGGAAATGCTCTCTACGATCAAGGTGAGTTAGCAGAGGCAGTGACTCAGTACAAAAAATCCATTAGCTTTGATCCCAACTATGCAGACGCTCACTATTACTTAGGCAATGCTTTGTATGCTCAAGGAAAGTCAGCAGAAGCGATCGCCGAATATACAGCAGCCATTCGCCTCTCTCCAAAAAATCCCGCAGGTTATAATGCCTTGGGAAATACTCTCTACGCTCAAGGCAAACTAGAAGAAGCGATCGCACAATACAAACAAGCCCTCAACCTTGAACCCAACTATGCAGACGCTCACTATAATTTAGCAAGCGCTTTTTACGCTCAAGGCAAGCTAACTGAAGCAATCGCCGACTATACCGAAGCGATTCGCATCGATCCAAAACACGCACAAGCTTACACAGGTTTAGCAAATGCGATGGACGATCAAGGTAAACCCCAAGAAGCGATCGCACATTACAAAAAAGCCATTAGCCTCGTACCCAACGATGCATTCACTTACTATAATTTGGGCATCACTTTAGGAAGAGAACAACAGCTAGAAGAAGCGATCGTTAATCTCAAAAAAGCCAAAGAGTTATTCCAAGCTGAAGACAACAAGGAAATGGTTGAGCAAGTTGATCAGCTAATCAAAAAAATTAATATCCGAACGAATTGA
- the cobA gene encoding uroporphyrinogen-III C-methyltransferase: MTNIEAKGKVYLVGAGPGDVAYLTVKAYNLLAAAQVLVYDALVDAQLLQCVPPDCLKLDVGKRGGKPSTTQTEINKLLVKYCQQGKQVLRLKSGDPFIFGRCTSEIEALKASGCDFELIPGISSALAAPLFAGIPLTDPVLSRCFAVLTAHEPEVLDWEALSRLETLVILMGGQHLSEIVHQLVQHGRSHLTPIAIIRWAGTPRQKIWTAQLGNILEQTTGLSLSPAVIVVGEVVGLHKYLQPEKIDCQDSTTAQTPMLNNLSASPEPLTGKTILVTRSVGQSSTFSDRLITLGATVIEMPTLEIGPPSSWEALDDAIAHLSQFDWLILTSSNGIDYFFERLIAQGKDTRALAGVKIAVVGEKTANSLKQYSLQADFIPPNFVADSLIENFPEELNNKKVLFPRVESGGREVLVKELTLKGAKVIEVAAYQSCCPSDIPPAAELALQNRKVNVITFASSKTVQFFDQLTEKILPENSDVSQLLESVCIASIGPQTSKTCHDLFGRVDVEAQEYTLDGLTQALVTWAINS, encoded by the coding sequence ATGACAAATATTGAAGCAAAGGGCAAAGTCTACCTCGTAGGTGCTGGGCCTGGAGATGTGGCATACCTGACGGTAAAAGCTTACAATCTCTTAGCTGCTGCTCAGGTTTTAGTCTACGATGCCCTGGTAGATGCTCAATTATTGCAGTGTGTACCACCTGATTGCTTGAAGTTGGATGTCGGTAAACGCGGTGGTAAACCTAGTACAACCCAAACTGAGATTAACAAGTTACTGGTAAAATATTGCCAGCAAGGAAAACAAGTTTTAAGGCTCAAATCAGGCGATCCATTTATTTTTGGGCGTTGCACTTCTGAAATTGAAGCGTTGAAAGCATCTGGTTGTGATTTTGAATTGATACCAGGAATTTCTTCAGCCCTTGCAGCACCATTGTTTGCAGGAATTCCCCTTACAGATCCGGTGTTGAGTCGTTGTTTTGCAGTGCTTACAGCTCATGAACCAGAGGTTTTAGACTGGGAGGCACTCTCACGCTTAGAGACACTGGTAATTTTGATGGGAGGGCAACATCTGTCAGAGATCGTACACCAATTGGTGCAACACGGGCGATCGCACTTAACACCCATCGCAATCATCCGTTGGGCAGGAACTCCTCGTCAAAAAATTTGGACAGCGCAACTGGGCAATATTTTGGAACAAACCACCGGATTATCACTTTCCCCGGCGGTAATTGTTGTTGGCGAAGTTGTTGGGCTACATAAGTACTTACAACCTGAGAAAATAGATTGTCAGGATTCGACTACAGCCCAAACTCCAATGTTAAACAACCTCTCCGCCTCTCCCGAACCCCTCACTGGTAAAACAATCTTGGTGACACGTTCAGTTGGACAGTCGAGTACATTTAGCGATCGCCTCATCACATTAGGTGCAACAGTCATCGAAATGCCTACCTTAGAAATCGGCCCACCCTCCAGTTGGGAAGCTTTGGATGATGCGATCGCTCATTTATCTCAGTTCGACTGGTTAATTCTCACTTCTAGCAATGGCATAGATTACTTTTTTGAAAGGTTAATTGCCCAAGGTAAAGATACCCGTGCTTTAGCAGGTGTAAAAATTGCCGTCGTTGGCGAGAAAACAGCCAATAGTCTCAAACAATACTCTCTCCAAGCAGATTTTATTCCCCCCAACTTTGTTGCCGATTCTTTAATAGAAAATTTTCCAGAGGAACTGAATAATAAAAAAGTTTTATTTCCCAGAGTTGAAAGCGGCGGAAGAGAAGTTTTGGTTAAGGAACTAACTCTCAAAGGAGCAAAAGTAATTGAAGTTGCTGCATATCAATCTTGTTGTCCTAGTGATATTCCACCTGCGGCAGAGTTAGCACTCCAAAACCGTAAGGTAAATGTAATTACTTTTGCCAGTTCTAAAACTGTACAATTTTTCGACCAGCTAACTGAGAAGATATTGCCCGAAAACTCTGATGTTAGTCAACTCTTAGAGAGCGTTTGTATTGCCTCTATCGGCCCTCAAACCTCTAAAACTTGTCATGATTTATTCGGACGTGTAGATGTAGAAGCCCAAGAATATACTTTAGATGGTTTAACCCAAGCATTGGTAACATGGGCCATTAATTCTTAA
- the coaE gene encoding dephospho-CoA kinase (Dephospho-CoA kinase (CoaE) performs the final step in coenzyme A biosynthesis.): protein MTKRIIGLTGGIATGKTTVTNYLASAYNLPILDADIYAREAVSLGSPILGAIAKRYGEQILLPDGSLNRQKLGEIIFNCQDERNWIDNLIHPDVRDRFLKAIDQSSLQTLVLVVPLLFEAGMTDLVTEIWVVCCSQEQQLERLIQRNHLNREQAQARINSQLSIEEKVARADIVLDNSSTLERLLKQIDVALKTTSRD, encoded by the coding sequence ATGACAAAACGTATAATCGGCTTAACCGGAGGTATTGCCACAGGCAAAACCACTGTCACCAATTATTTAGCTAGCGCTTATAACCTGCCGATTCTGGATGCAGATATTTATGCAAGAGAGGCAGTATCTTTAGGTTCGCCTATTCTTGGTGCGATCGCTAAACGTTACGGCGAACAAATTTTATTACCAGATGGCAGCCTCAACCGCCAAAAGCTAGGCGAAATTATCTTTAATTGTCAAGATGAACGCAACTGGATAGACAATTTGATTCATCCTGATGTGCGCGATCGCTTCCTCAAAGCAATTGACCAATCTTCCTTACAAACACTGGTGTTAGTAGTGCCTCTATTATTTGAAGCGGGAATGACTGATTTGGTTACAGAAATTTGGGTAGTGTGTTGTTCTCAAGAGCAACAACTAGAAAGATTGATACAACGAAACCATTTAAATAGAGAACAGGCGCAAGCCAGGATCAACAGCCAGTTATCTATCGAAGAAAAAGTGGCTCGTGCAGATATAGTTTTAGATAACTCTTCTACCCTCGAAAGACTACTGAAGCAGATAGATGTCGCTCTAAAAACTACAAGTAGGGACTAG
- a CDS encoding Rieske 2Fe-2S domain-containing protein, translating to MTLETEILQATSSNSTFETPENQQEFNWRQSWYPVCFLQDLPTNRPYTFSLYEEPFVLFKDQNGQLVCLTDRCSHRAARLSDGQIIDGKIECSYHGWQFGNNGQCLHIPQLPSDAKIPVNACVPSFKVLERQGIIWMWAGEAETAIDELIPSLPDWNNPECFNLDYVRDLPYDQSYFIENIIDPAHVPISHDGIMGSREDAQALEIEVIESNVQGIKGRWRRTRKPNLPWISLDFIAPNLILYKFSNGQQGKFGGTALYSIPLGKNRCRILIRNYSNSFPQKTKLIPPWLDHILIRNKILEGDLQLVVEQKAQIERLKKNLKEVYLPLKTSDTLVVEYRKWLDKFGSSLPFYQGYSTSKNVGNSESDEKLITLDRFSQHTIICHSCNQAYQVTNKVRQSCIGVAIALAAVGILADDSRIRIAAISVSITAIIISAMAQTLKTHFERSYTRH from the coding sequence ATGACATTAGAAACAGAGATACTACAGGCGACATCATCAAATTCTACCTTTGAAACACCTGAGAATCAGCAGGAATTTAACTGGAGACAATCTTGGTATCCTGTCTGTTTTCTGCAAGATTTGCCTACAAATCGTCCTTATACTTTTTCGTTATATGAAGAACCCTTCGTTTTGTTCAAAGACCAAAATGGACAGCTTGTCTGTTTAACAGATCGTTGTTCTCACCGTGCAGCTAGACTTTCTGATGGACAAATTATTGACGGCAAAATAGAATGTTCGTACCACGGTTGGCAGTTTGGCAATAATGGTCAATGTCTACACATTCCCCAGTTACCAAGCGATGCAAAAATTCCGGTAAATGCTTGCGTCCCATCCTTTAAGGTCTTGGAACGTCAAGGTATCATTTGGATGTGGGCAGGTGAAGCTGAAACAGCTATTGATGAGCTAATTCCATCACTACCAGATTGGAACAACCCGGAATGCTTCAACCTAGACTATGTACGTGACCTACCTTACGACCAAAGCTATTTTATTGAAAATATTATTGACCCGGCTCATGTTCCAATCAGTCATGATGGCATCATGGGAAGTCGAGAAGATGCCCAAGCTTTGGAAATAGAAGTCATTGAAAGCAACGTTCAGGGAATTAAGGGAAGGTGGCGACGAACACGGAAACCCAATCTGCCTTGGATTTCATTAGATTTCATTGCTCCTAATTTGATTCTCTACAAATTTAGTAATGGACAGCAAGGGAAATTTGGGGGCACAGCCTTGTATTCAATTCCACTAGGCAAGAATAGATGTCGGATTCTCATCAGAAATTATAGTAACTCTTTTCCCCAAAAAACCAAGCTGATACCTCCCTGGTTAGATCACATTTTGATAAGAAACAAAATCTTGGAAGGTGATTTGCAATTAGTTGTTGAACAAAAAGCACAAATTGAGCGTTTGAAAAAAAATCTCAAAGAAGTGTATTTACCTCTAAAGACATCTGATACTTTGGTGGTTGAGTATCGCAAGTGGCTAGATAAATTTGGATCATCTTTACCCTTTTATCAAGGTTATTCCACCTCAAAAAATGTCGGTAATAGCGAGTCCGATGAGAAGTTGATAACATTAGACCGATTTTCGCAACATACAATTATTTGTCATTCGTGCAATCAAGCTTATCAAGTGACAAATAAAGTCAGACAAAGTTGTATCGGTGTAGCGATCGCTTTAGCTGCTGTAGGGATACTTGCAGATGATTCTAGAATCAGAATAGCAGCAATATCGGTTTCTATAACAGCAATTATAATATCCGCTATGGCTCAGACACTCAAAACTCACTTTGAGCGTTCCTACACTCGTCACTAA
- a CDS encoding nucleotidyltransferase family protein: MSDVGLIILAAGASTRMGTPKQLLRYGEQSLIRHVVQVANASVCHPIIVVLGSYAERIKPEINSEQVHIVENPLFSEGISTSIRVGIEALNIISKEAKAVVLMVCDQPFISPQLINQLVEVHETTLKPIVASQYADTLGVPALFNRTLFAKLTTLSGTDGAKHIIKKYFQEALAIPFPEGVFDLDTPDDYEQLLLKNN; the protein is encoded by the coding sequence ATGTCTGATGTAGGTCTAATTATTCTTGCTGCTGGTGCATCCACTCGTATGGGAACACCAAAACAACTTCTACGTTACGGTGAACAGAGTTTGATTAGGCATGTAGTTCAAGTGGCGAACGCTTCAGTTTGCCACCCAATTATCGTTGTATTAGGGTCATACGCTGAACGCATCAAACCAGAGATTAACTCAGAACAAGTACATATTGTAGAAAATCCACTTTTTAGTGAGGGAATAAGTACCTCTATTCGTGTCGGCATAGAAGCTCTGAATATAATCAGTAAAGAAGCAAAAGCTGTTGTTTTGATGGTATGTGATCAACCTTTTATTTCACCTCAACTCATCAATCAACTTGTTGAAGTTCACGAAACTACTCTTAAACCAATCGTTGCGTCACAATATGCAGACACTCTAGGTGTTCCTGCATTATTTAACCGCACTTTATTTGCAAAACTAACTACACTAAGTGGTACAGATGGTGCAAAGCATATAATTAAAAAATATTTTCAAGAAGCTTTAGCCATTCCTTTCCCAGAAGGTGTATTCGACTTAGATACTCCAGATGATTATGAGCAGCTTTTGTTGAAGAATAATTAA
- a CDS encoding sulfur transferase domain-containing protein — protein MSNTKKVSEDLSAAGQPTPEDLKQAAQEGFKSVLNLRSPDEPGFLSDEQQQAQAAGLQYANIPLKPSEVNQELTDAAIQEIENLPKPILIHCAAGARAGGIALISNAISEGLTYEEISQKAQELGLNLEQPHLKQFLLEKYIAKQAEQS, from the coding sequence ATGAGCAACACTAAAAAAGTTAGTGAAGACTTGAGCGCTGCTGGACAACCAACTCCTGAAGATTTAAAACAGGCAGCCCAAGAGGGATTTAAGTCGGTGCTAAACCTGCGTTCTCCCGATGAACCAGGTTTTCTCAGTGATGAACAGCAGCAAGCCCAAGCTGCTGGATTGCAATATGCCAATATCCCTTTAAAGCCTTCAGAAGTAAATCAAGAGCTAACAGACGCAGCAATCCAGGAGATTGAAAATTTACCCAAACCAATTTTAATTCACTGCGCGGCTGGAGCAAGGGCTGGTGGTATTGCCTTGATTTCCAATGCTATTAGCGAAGGTCTGACCTATGAAGAAATTAGTCAGAAAGCGCAAGAGCTTGGTTTAAACTTAGAACAACCGCACCTTAAGCAATTCTTGCTTGAGAAGTATATTGCCAAGCAAGCAGAGCAAAGTTAG
- a CDS encoding LLM class flavin-dependent oxidoreductase, translated as MFAKQKLEFNWCAPVSGDGFYLGLPIWERPPSLEYTVEIFKTAERFGFRQVLIGMGFNHHIMEAWTLATAVLALTISAGAIVAVRPGFYSAPVLAKMAVTLDFISKGRLSLNIVTGGRPMEQAMYGDYLDHDSRYRRTCEFMQICRQLWSTTNPFDYEGEFYQLHQTRLETLPLQPSGPLFYFGGASEMAQQVGAEFADVYLMWGEARQQLADRINQMQQLVSNCGRKKAVRYGLRINIIARTTEIEARETAKEMLAKVSPQILAKARVTEFPNTKRESVGQSRQWELRGNADEDWYVEPLLWAGISVVRSGAGMAIVGSYQQVAECLLQYIDLGITVFILSGYPHLEECENVGRNVLPLVRESYLQRK; from the coding sequence ATGTTTGCCAAACAGAAACTGGAATTTAATTGGTGCGCTCCGGTATCTGGGGATGGATTCTATTTAGGTTTGCCCATTTGGGAACGTCCTCCCAGTCTTGAGTATACAGTTGAGATTTTTAAAACAGCAGAACGATTTGGGTTCCGCCAGGTTCTAATTGGTATGGGTTTCAACCACCATATTATGGAGGCTTGGACTTTAGCAACAGCAGTTTTAGCCCTTACCATCAGTGCTGGAGCAATTGTAGCTGTGCGTCCAGGGTTCTATTCGGCTCCAGTATTGGCAAAGATGGCTGTTACCTTAGATTTCATCAGTAAAGGTCGTCTTTCCCTTAACATTGTCACAGGTGGACGACCAATGGAACAGGCAATGTATGGTGATTATTTAGATCATGATAGCCGCTATCGTCGCACTTGTGAATTTATGCAAATTTGTCGGCAGTTATGGTCAACAACTAATCCCTTTGACTATGAAGGAGAATTTTATCAGCTCCATCAAACTCGGTTAGAAACATTACCTCTGCAACCGTCTGGTCCGTTATTTTATTTCGGTGGTGCAAGCGAGATGGCTCAACAAGTAGGTGCAGAATTTGCAGATGTTTATCTAATGTGGGGAGAAGCACGGCAACAACTAGCTGACCGAATCAACCAGATGCAGCAATTAGTTAGCAATTGCGGACGAAAAAAAGCGGTACGTTATGGATTAAGGATTAATATTATTGCTCGAACAACTGAAATTGAAGCTAGAGAAACAGCAAAAGAAATGCTGGCAAAAGTTTCTCCACAAATATTAGCTAAAGCACGAGTTACTGAATTTCCCAATACCAAGCGGGAAAGTGTCGGTCAAAGTCGACAATGGGAATTACGGGGGAATGCTGATGAAGATTGGTATGTTGAACCACTACTTTGGGCTGGTATTTCTGTGGTGCGAAGTGGTGCGGGAATGGCTATTGTTGGTAGTTATCAGCAAGTGGCAGAGTGTCTTTTACAATACATAGACTTGGGAATCACAGTTTTTATTTTGTCTGGTTATCCCCATTTAGAAGAGTGCGAAAATGTGGGACGAAATGTTTTACCATTAGTTAGAGAAAGCTATCTTCAGAGAAAGTAG
- a CDS encoding amidase: MEADSIPKTIAQASQQMQSGLLTSKTLVKHYLEGIQKLNPTLNAFITVLDKQALETATKLDFERSNGQERGLIHGIPVVIKDNIDTAGVKTTVGSQLFCELTSQGLRDRIPLSDSVIVQKLKAAGAVILGKTNLSEFAADLSGNNLFYGNTCNFWNHNHSSGGSSSGSATAIAARLCLAGIGTDTGGSIRVPASWSGVVGLRPTYGLLSNEGIFPRARSFDTVGFLTNCVEDIAILLDAVLFPLSTNFKQLYPLTTNINGLKLGIVNNYTFRGIEPEIAKAIYNAISIFKKLGAEIITINSPFLIEEFDEVTYSTIALYEFHQALQAAYTTNSNIFGAKVQRDLSKGVNISYHSYKKAKQKQEECFLQRQKLFQEVDILLTPTTPMVAPLIDADAKIYRLNQRFMLPFSFLGLPAISLPCGRSTQGLPIGLQLVGNSYTEALILRVAFAFQVATTFSEDSFL, translated from the coding sequence ATGGAAGCAGATTCTATCCCTAAAACGATCGCACAGGCAAGTCAGCAAATGCAAAGTGGCTTGCTAACTTCAAAAACGTTAGTCAAGCATTATCTCGAAGGTATCCAAAAGTTAAATCCTACACTCAATGCCTTTATTACCGTTCTGGATAAACAAGCCCTAGAAACTGCTACTAAACTAGATTTTGAGCGAAGCAACGGTCAAGAACGCGGATTAATACACGGGATTCCTGTTGTTATCAAAGACAATATTGATACAGCAGGAGTAAAAACTACAGTTGGCTCACAACTTTTTTGCGAACTGACAAGTCAGGGCTTGCGCGATCGCATCCCATTATCTGATAGTGTAATTGTCCAAAAGCTCAAGGCAGCAGGTGCGGTAATTTTAGGTAAGACAAATTTAAGCGAATTTGCGGCTGACCTTTCTGGAAACAATCTTTTTTATGGAAATACTTGCAACTTCTGGAACCACAACCACTCATCAGGAGGTTCTTCTAGCGGAAGTGCAACCGCTATTGCTGCACGCCTTTGTTTAGCTGGAATTGGTACTGATACTGGTGGTTCAATTCGAGTTCCCGCCAGTTGGTCAGGAGTGGTAGGACTACGCCCAACTTACGGATTACTTAGCAATGAAGGTATTTTTCCCCGCGCTCGTAGTTTTGATACAGTTGGTTTTTTGACAAATTGTGTAGAAGATATTGCCATTTTACTTGATGCTGTACTCTTCCCGCTCTCCACAAATTTCAAACAACTGTATCCTCTAACAACCAATATCAACGGCTTAAAATTGGGCATAGTTAATAACTATACATTTCGGGGAATTGAACCAGAAATTGCTAAGGCAATTTATAATGCCATATCCATCTTTAAAAAACTTGGAGCTGAAATTATCACTATAAATTCTCCATTTTTAATAGAGGAATTTGATGAGGTGACTTATTCCACTATTGCTCTTTATGAATTCCATCAAGCTTTGCAAGCAGCTTATACTACAAACTCAAATATATTTGGAGCTAAAGTACAAAGAGATTTATCTAAAGGAGTAAACATTTCTTATCACAGTTACAAAAAAGCAAAGCAGAAACAGGAAGAATGTTTTCTGCAACGGCAAAAACTGTTTCAGGAAGTGGATATTTTGCTAACACCCACAACACCAATGGTTGCACCTCTTATTGACGCAGATGCTAAAATCTATCGATTAAATCAGCGATTTATGTTACCTTTCAGTTTTCTGGGTTTACCTGCAATATCGCTGCCTTGTGGACGAAGCACTCAGGGTTTACCTATAGGATTGCAACTTGTTGGTAATTCCTATACCGAAGCTTTGATTTTAAGAGTTGCCTTTGCTTTCCAAGTTGCTACTACTTTCTCTGAAGATAGCTTTCTCTAA
- a CDS encoding arylsulfatase has translation MSLREYKPGNTFPGVIGRTVDKSSPAWPEPLRAKEGTPNVLFIVFDDTGFGQFGSYGSPIKTPNLDTLAANGLRYNNLHTTALCSPTRSCLLTGRNHHSNAMSCITEGSTGYPGGNGNIPFENGFLSEILLQKGYNTYAIGKWHLTPSDQLSAAGPYDRWPLGRGFERFYGFLGGETHQYYPELVYDNHTVKPEKTPAQGYHLTEDLADKAISFIADAKQVAPDKPFFMYFCPGAMHAPHHVPKEWADAYAGQFDDGWEAYREKVFARQQEMGIVPADAELSRHDPDVSHWDTLSAAEKRLYARMMEVFAGFLTHTDYHIGRLLDFLKSIDEFDNTVIMVISDNGASSEGGPTGSVNENLFFNNVPESLEENLKALDKLGSPETFNHYAWGWTWAGNTPFRRWKRETYRGGISDPLIVHWTKGIEAKGEIRTQYAHAIDLVPTVLDLLEIEPPTTIKGVTQSPLEGVSFAHTFNHTDAPTKHLTQYFEMMGHRSLYYDGWRAVCPWPGPSFTEAGQFFGAPISAQTLTDLDTHHWELYHVAKDFAENHDIAADNRPKLIEMIATWYVEAGKYNVLPVDGRGTQRLAEERPQIAVNRTRYIYYPDTQAIPANSAVRVLNRPHSITVDVEIPIGGAEGVLLAHGGNDSGYSFYIKNGKLHWVHNYVARSLYHVESVESVPEGRHQLRFEFEVTGQPDLAKGKGSPGHAQLYIDGKLVGQADIPVTTPLALGLTSGVTCGIAPGAPVTPDYEPPFKFTGKIYRAIVDVSGDLTQDTEAEMRTIMARQ, from the coding sequence ATGTCTCTGCGTGAATACAAACCCGGAAACACTTTCCCCGGTGTCATAGGACGGACAGTTGATAAATCCAGTCCTGCTTGGCCAGAACCTTTGCGAGCCAAAGAAGGCACACCAAACGTCCTATTTATCGTCTTCGACGATACAGGCTTTGGGCAATTTGGGAGTTACGGAAGTCCGATCAAAACACCCAATTTAGACACATTAGCCGCCAATGGTTTGCGCTACAACAATTTACACACGACGGCATTGTGTTCACCCACCCGTTCTTGTCTGCTGACTGGGCGCAATCACCATTCCAACGCCATGTCCTGCATTACAGAAGGTTCTACCGGTTATCCCGGTGGTAATGGGAATATTCCCTTTGAAAATGGGTTTCTCTCGGAGATATTACTACAGAAGGGTTATAACACCTATGCGATCGGGAAGTGGCATTTAACACCCTCAGACCAGCTTTCTGCCGCCGGCCCCTACGATCGCTGGCCTCTCGGTCGCGGTTTTGAACGTTTTTATGGTTTTCTGGGAGGAGAAACCCACCAGTATTATCCCGAATTAGTTTATGACAACCACACCGTCAAGCCAGAAAAGACCCCTGCACAAGGCTACCATTTAACTGAAGACTTAGCAGATAAAGCAATTAGCTTCATCGCTGATGCCAAGCAGGTTGCCCCCGATAAGCCCTTCTTCATGTATTTCTGTCCTGGGGCGATGCACGCCCCTCATCATGTGCCAAAAGAATGGGCTGATGCCTACGCCGGACAGTTTGATGATGGTTGGGAAGCTTACAGGGAAAAGGTTTTTGCCCGTCAGCAGGAAATGGGTATCGTCCCCGCCGATGCCGAACTCTCCCGCCACGATCCCGATGTCTCTCACTGGGATACTCTCTCAGCAGCAGAAAAACGGCTTTATGCCCGTATGATGGAAGTCTTTGCTGGCTTTTTAACCCATACTGACTACCACATTGGTCGCTTACTCGACTTCCTCAAATCTATCGACGAGTTCGACAATACCGTAATTATGGTCATTTCGGACAACGGGGCAAGTTCGGAAGGTGGGCCCACTGGTTCGGTTAATGAGAACCTCTTTTTTAACAATGTGCCAGAATCCCTAGAGGAAAATCTCAAGGCGCTCGACAAGCTAGGCAGTCCAGAAACCTTCAACCATTATGCGTGGGGCTGGACTTGGGCAGGTAATACGCCTTTTCGTCGTTGGAAACGGGAAACCTATCGGGGTGGAATCAGCGATCCTTTGATCGTCCATTGGACTAAAGGCATTGAGGCAAAAGGCGAAATCCGTACTCAGTATGCCCATGCCATTGACCTTGTGCCGACGGTGCTTGACCTACTAGAAATTGAACCACCCACAACTATCAAGGGTGTTACTCAATCCCCCCTTGAAGGTGTAAGCTTCGCCCATACTTTTAATCATACTGACGCACCCACTAAGCATCTTACCCAATATTTCGAGATGATGGGACATCGCTCTCTTTACTATGATGGCTGGCGGGCGGTTTGTCCTTGGCCTGGGCCATCATTTACAGAAGCAGGGCAGTTTTTTGGTGCGCCAATCTCAGCCCAAACCCTTACAGACTTGGATACCCATCATTGGGAACTGTATCATGTCGCTAAGGATTTTGCGGAAAATCACGACATTGCTGCTGACAACCGCCCTAAGCTAATTGAGATGATTGCTACTTGGTATGTAGAGGCGGGTAAATATAATGTGTTGCCCGTGGATGGACGTGGCACGCAACGATTGGCAGAAGAACGTCCTCAGATTGCTGTCAATCGTACCCGCTATATTTACTATCCCGATACTCAGGCGATTCCAGCCAATAGTGCTGTCAGAGTGCTAAATCGTCCCCATAGTATTACCGTTGATGTCGAAATTCCTATCGGTGGTGCAGAAGGAGTATTACTTGCTCACGGGGGTAATGATAGTGGCTACTCCTTTTATATCAAAAATGGTAAACTTCATTGGGTTCATAACTATGTAGCGCGATCGCTCTATCATGTCGAGTCTGTAGAGTCAGTCCCGGAGGGTCGCCATCAGTTGCGCTTTGAGTTTGAAGTGACGGGTCAGCCAGATTTAGCCAAGGGGAAAGGATCGCCGGGTCACGCCCAACTTTATATCGATGGGAAATTAGTCGGACAAGCTGATATTCCTGTAACTACTCCCTTAGCACTAGGTCTGACCAGTGGCGTGACCTGTGGGATAGCCCCTGGTGCGCCTGTAACACCCGATTATGAACCGCCCTTCAAGTTTACAGGCAAGATTTATCGTGCGATCGTAGATGTTAGTGGAGATTTGACTCAAGACACAGAAGCCGAGATGCGTACCATTATGGCACGACAGTAG